The following are from one region of the Klebsiella aerogenes genome:
- a CDS encoding amidohydrolase: MNFAQQLISWRRELHQNPELSLQEVATTVRVRDWLQSGGLTLLPYELATGAVAEVGSGDTIIALRADIDALPIDEATGLPFRSQNPGVMHACGHDIHTSVMLGAALLLKEREARLPGRVRILFQPAEESFGGAKTLIRAGALDGVSAIFGMHNEPNLAVGEFATRGGPFYANVDRFVFNVTGKGAHAARPHEGKDAILLASQLVTLLQSVASREVNTLDSVVLSVTRIQGGNTWNVLPESVELEGTLRTHSSEVQQRVKARVSEIAAGFASAFGAQIDVFWYAGPTALVNDARWAEFASAVAARSGYHTQHADLHLGGEDFAVYLQHIPGAFVSIGSASEFGLHHPAFNPDENIIAPAAHYFADLAEQALQHI, from the coding sequence ATGAATTTTGCACAACAGTTGATTAGCTGGCGGCGTGAACTGCATCAAAATCCGGAACTCTCGTTACAGGAGGTCGCCACCACCGTGCGCGTTCGCGACTGGCTGCAAAGCGGCGGCCTGACCCTGTTGCCTTACGAGTTAGCCACCGGCGCGGTGGCGGAAGTGGGCAGCGGCGATACGATCATCGCGTTGCGGGCGGATATTGACGCCTTGCCGATTGACGAAGCGACCGGGCTGCCGTTCCGCTCGCAGAATCCGGGCGTGATGCACGCCTGCGGCCACGATATTCATACCAGCGTGATGCTTGGCGCGGCGCTGTTATTGAAAGAACGCGAAGCACGATTGCCGGGCCGGGTACGGATCCTGTTCCAGCCTGCGGAAGAGAGCTTTGGCGGCGCGAAAACGCTGATTCGCGCCGGGGCGCTCGACGGCGTATCGGCGATTTTCGGAATGCACAACGAACCGAATTTAGCCGTTGGGGAATTCGCCACTCGCGGCGGCCCGTTTTATGCCAATGTTGACCGCTTCGTCTTTAACGTCACCGGAAAAGGCGCGCATGCCGCCCGCCCGCATGAAGGTAAAGATGCCATCCTGCTGGCGAGCCAGTTGGTGACGTTGCTGCAGAGCGTCGCCAGCCGCGAGGTCAATACCCTCGATTCGGTGGTGCTCAGCGTGACGCGAATTCAGGGCGGTAATACCTGGAACGTGCTGCCGGAAAGCGTTGAACTGGAAGGCACGTTGCGAACCCATAGCAGCGAGGTGCAGCAGCGGGTGAAAGCGCGAGTCAGCGAAATCGCCGCGGGCTTCGCCAGCGCCTTCGGCGCGCAGATAGACGTTTTCTGGTACGCCGGACCGACAGCATTGGTCAACGATGCGCGTTGGGCGGAATTCGCCAGCGCCGTGGCCGCGCGATCGGGTTATCACACGCAGCACGCCGATCTGCATTTAGGCGGCGAGGATTTTGCTGTGTACCTGCAACATATTCCCGGCGCCTTTGTCAGCATCGGCAGCGCCAGCGAATTCGGCCTGCACCATCCAGCTTTTAATCCGGATGAAAACATCATTGCTCCCGCCGCTCATTATTTTGCGGATCTGGCGGAGCAAGCGCTACAGCATATTTAA
- a CDS encoding YncE family protein, with the protein MSLRQLSAPRLRRSLLLTSLLLAGSFSAHAAEELLRKAVGKGAYEMAYSQQENALWVATSQSRSLDKGGIVYRLDPTTLDITQIIHNDLKPFGATINNTTQTLWFGNTVDSTVTAIDAKTSAVKGRLVLDDRKRSETVRPLQPRELVVNEKTNTVYISGLGKESVIWVVDGDKLTLKDTIANTGAMATGLAIDSDAKRLYTTNADGELLTIDTDSNKILSRKKLQDDGKEHFYLNLSLDTAGHRAFITDSKQPEVLVVDIRDGKVLQKIAAPESLAVLFNPTRNEVYVTHRKAGEVSVIDAKTYKVVKTFKTPTFPNSLALSADGKTLFVSVKQESTRQKEATAPDDVIRIAL; encoded by the coding sequence ATGTCATTACGTCAGTTATCCGCGCCGCGTTTGCGCCGTTCTCTGTTATTAACCTCTTTACTGTTAGCGGGTAGCTTCAGCGCCCACGCCGCGGAAGAGTTACTGCGCAAGGCGGTCGGTAAGGGCGCATACGAAATGGCTTATAGCCAGCAGGAGAATGCGCTATGGGTGGCGACCTCGCAGAGCCGTTCACTGGATAAAGGCGGTATCGTCTATCGCCTGGATCCCACGACCCTCGACATCACCCAGATTATCCATAACGATCTGAAACCGTTCGGCGCCACCATCAACAACACCACCCAGACGTTGTGGTTTGGCAACACCGTTGATAGCACCGTTACCGCGATTGATGCGAAAACCAGTGCGGTGAAAGGCCGTCTGGTGCTTGACGATCGCAAACGCAGCGAAACTGTGCGCCCGTTGCAGCCGCGTGAGCTGGTGGTGAATGAGAAGACCAATACCGTTTATATCTCTGGCCTCGGTAAAGAGAGCGTGATTTGGGTGGTGGATGGCGACAAACTGACGCTAAAAGACACCATCGCGAATACCGGGGCGATGGCGACGGGCCTGGCGATCGACAGCGATGCCAAACGTCTTTACACCACGAATGCCGATGGCGAACTGCTGACTATCGATACCGATAGCAACAAAATTCTGTCGCGTAAAAAGCTGCAGGACGACGGTAAAGAGCACTTCTATCTGAATCTGAGTCTGGATACCGCCGGGCACCGTGCTTTCATTACCGATAGCAAACAACCGGAAGTGCTGGTGGTCGATATTCGCGACGGGAAGGTGCTGCAGAAAATTGCCGCGCCGGAATCTTTAGCGGTGTTGTTCAACCCGACCCGCAATGAAGTTTATGTCACCCATCGTAAAGCGGGTGAAGTGAGCGTGATTGACGCGAAGACCTACAAGGTCGTCAAAACCTTCAAAACTCCGACCTTCCCGAACAGCCTGGCGTTGTCTGCCGATGGTAAGACGCTGTTTGTCAGCGTGAAGCAGGAGTCGACTCGTCAGAAAGAAGCAACCGCGCCAGACGACGTGATCCGCATCGCGCTGTAA
- the ansP gene encoding L-asparagine permease, with protein MNTKHTDAAEHHAAKRHWLNSHESGYHKAMGNRQVQMIAIGGAIGTGLFLGAGARLQMAGPALALVYLVCGIFSFFILRALGELVLHRPSSGSFVSYAREFLGEKAAYVAGWMYFINWAMTGIVDITAVALYMHYWGAFGDVPQWVFALGALAIVGTMNMIGVKWFAEMEFWFALVKVLAIVAFLVVGTIFLGTGKPLDGNTTGFHLITDNGGFFPHGLLPALVLVQGVVFAFASIELVGTAAGECKDPQTMVPKAINSVIWRIGLFYVGSVVLLVLLLPWNAYQAGQSPFVTFFSKLGVPYIGSVMNIVVLTAALSSLNSGLYCTGRILRSMSMGGSAPKFMSRMSRHHVPYAGILATIAVYVVGVFLNYLVPSQVFEIVLNIASLGIIASWGFIVVCQMRLRKAIKEGRAADVGFKMPGAPFTSWLTLLFLLSVLVLMAFDYPNGTYTIGSIPLLAVLLVAGWFGVRKRVAAIHSTAPGVAKP; from the coding sequence ATGAATACCAAACACACTGATGCGGCAGAGCACCATGCCGCAAAACGCCACTGGCTCAACTCTCACGAGTCGGGCTACCACAAGGCGATGGGCAACCGACAAGTACAAATGATCGCCATTGGCGGCGCCATCGGCACCGGTCTTTTCCTCGGCGCCGGAGCGCGATTGCAAATGGCAGGCCCGGCGCTGGCGCTGGTTTATCTGGTCTGCGGTATCTTCTCTTTCTTCATCCTTCGCGCCCTCGGCGAACTGGTTCTCCACCGCCCCTCCAGCGGTAGTTTCGTCTCCTACGCTCGTGAATTCCTCGGTGAAAAAGCCGCTTACGTCGCCGGTTGGATGTATTTCATTAACTGGGCGATGACCGGGATCGTCGATATCACCGCCGTCGCGTTGTATATGCACTACTGGGGCGCTTTTGGCGATGTTCCGCAGTGGGTGTTCGCCCTCGGCGCGCTGGCGATTGTCGGTACCATGAATATGATCGGCGTAAAATGGTTCGCCGAAATGGAGTTCTGGTTCGCGTTAGTGAAAGTATTGGCCATCGTGGCTTTCCTGGTGGTCGGGACGATTTTCCTCGGCACCGGCAAACCACTGGACGGCAATACCACCGGTTTCCATCTGATTACCGACAATGGCGGTTTCTTCCCCCACGGCCTGCTACCTGCGCTGGTGTTGGTGCAGGGCGTCGTTTTCGCCTTTGCCTCCATCGAACTGGTGGGCACCGCCGCAGGCGAATGTAAAGACCCGCAAACCATGGTGCCGAAGGCGATCAACAGCGTAATCTGGCGCATCGGTCTGTTCTATGTCGGCTCCGTGGTCCTACTGGTGCTACTGCTGCCGTGGAATGCCTATCAGGCCGGGCAAAGCCCGTTTGTGACCTTCTTCTCGAAGCTTGGCGTACCCTATATCGGTAGCGTCATGAATATCGTGGTGCTCACCGCTGCGCTTTCCAGCCTGAACTCCGGGCTGTACTGCACCGGGCGTATTCTGCGTTCGATGTCAATGGGCGGTTCGGCGCCGAAGTTCATGTCGAGGATGAGCCGTCATCACGTCCCTTACGCCGGGATCCTGGCGACGATTGCGGTATACGTGGTTGGGGTATTCCTCAACTATCTGGTGCCATCGCAGGTGTTTGAGATCGTGCTCAACATCGCGTCGCTGGGGATCATCGCCTCGTGGGGCTTTATCGTGGTGTGTCAGATGCGCCTGCGTAAGGCTATCAAAGAAGGGAGAGCGGCGGATGTCGGTTTCAAAATGCCGGGTGCGCCATTTACCTCATGGCTGACGCTGTTATTCTTGCTCAGCGTGCTGGTGCTGATGGCCTTCGATTACCCGAATGGCACCTACACTATCGGTTCCATTCCGCTGTTGGCCGTACTGTTGGTCGCGGGCTGGTTCGGCGTACGTAAACGCGTTGCGGCAATTCACAGTACCGCGCCGGGCGTTGCAAAGCCGTAA
- a CDS encoding GNAT family N-acetyltransferase, with amino-acid sequence MSEAFRDISPDAPELQPIIHGLFAEYAARYGDYFSRDGEVELSEWYLAPQGLFIVLERDGDIIATGAYKPKDPHTAEIKRIWTHRRLRQQGLAAKVVQELERRAALAGYRHIYLTTGFRQPEAVKLYLSQGYEAQFDLARDPETYSQPPYDGRLRFTKALVVSAFSHSV; translated from the coding sequence ATGAGTGAAGCATTTCGCGATATATCTCCGGATGCGCCGGAGTTGCAACCGATTATCCACGGCTTATTTGCCGAGTATGCGGCCCGCTATGGCGACTATTTTTCCCGCGATGGCGAAGTGGAATTAAGTGAGTGGTATCTGGCGCCACAGGGGCTGTTTATCGTGCTGGAGCGCGACGGCGACATTATCGCCACTGGCGCCTATAAGCCGAAGGATCCGCACACGGCGGAAATCAAACGCATCTGGACCCACCGGCGCCTGCGTCAGCAGGGGCTGGCGGCGAAGGTCGTACAAGAGCTGGAACGGCGGGCGGCGCTGGCAGGGTATCGCCATATTTATCTGACCACCGGTTTTCGCCAGCCGGAGGCGGTAAAGCTCTATCTCAGTCAGGGTTATGAGGCGCAGTTTGACCTTGCCCGTGACCCGGAAACGTACAGCCAGCCGCCCTATGATGGCCGGTTGCGGTTCACCAAAGCGCTGGTGGTTAGCGCATTTAGCCACAGTGTCTGA
- a CDS encoding LysR family transcriptional regulator has protein sequence MLKDNVNDLLSFMVVARERSFTRAAAQLGVSQSALSHAMRNLEARLDVRLLTRTTRSVAPTEAGERLFQRLSPHLTEIEHELSALRDTRERPAGNIRLTAGEHATSAILWPALKPFMLQYPDINIEITVDNGLTDIVDGRFDAGVRLGEQVAKDMIAVRIAPDMRMAVIGSPEYLQRFGTPQTPYELEQHRCINMRLPTRGGLYAWEFERDGQEVRVRVEGQITLNNLPQRIDAAESGLGLAYVPDDCVQQALAAGRLVRVLEDWTPSFAGYHLYYPSRRQHTTAFALLVDALRH, from the coding sequence ATGCTAAAAGATAACGTTAACGATCTGCTGTCGTTTATGGTGGTCGCCCGCGAGCGCAGTTTTACTCGCGCCGCCGCCCAGTTGGGGGTCTCGCAATCGGCGCTGAGCCATGCAATGCGCAACCTTGAAGCTCGCCTGGATGTCCGTCTGCTGACCCGTACCACCCGCAGCGTCGCCCCTACCGAAGCCGGTGAAAGGTTATTTCAGCGCCTGAGCCCGCATCTGACCGAGATTGAGCACGAGCTCAGCGCCCTGCGCGATACTCGCGAGCGTCCGGCGGGCAATATCCGTCTTACCGCAGGTGAACACGCCACCAGCGCCATTCTCTGGCCAGCGCTGAAGCCATTTATGCTGCAGTATCCGGACATTAATATTGAAATTACTGTCGATAACGGCCTGACCGACATCGTCGATGGCCGCTTTGACGCCGGGGTGCGCCTTGGCGAGCAGGTAGCGAAGGATATGATTGCAGTACGCATCGCCCCGGATATGCGCATGGCGGTGATCGGTTCGCCAGAGTATCTACAGCGTTTCGGGACGCCGCAGACGCCTTATGAACTTGAGCAGCACCGCTGCATCAACATGCGACTACCGACGCGCGGCGGGCTCTACGCGTGGGAGTTCGAGCGTGACGGGCAGGAGGTGCGAGTCCGCGTCGAAGGCCAGATTACACTTAACAATCTGCCGCAGCGTATCGATGCCGCGGAATCCGGGCTTGGGCTGGCCTACGTACCGGATGACTGCGTGCAGCAGGCGCTGGCGGCGGGCCGTCTGGTGCGCGTACTTGAAGACTGGACGCCCTCCTTCGCGGGATATCACCTGTATTACCCCAGCCGTCGTCAGCATACCACCGCGTTTGCGCTACTCGTCGACGCGTTGCGTCATTGA
- a CDS encoding adenylate kinase, whose translation MKINVVGTSGVGKSTLAQRLATVLSLPYIELDRLYWRPQWQGAPDDVFFANIAQATAAPGWVLDGNYNRSRAVKWRDIDVVVWVDYGFCQTLYQAVGRAVKRAWRHQELWPGTGNCESFRRSFLHRESIIWWTIKTWRANRRRYLADMHNPQYRHIRFVRLRNRQQTEVFIAELVRSQISSNAPYI comes from the coding sequence ATGAAAATCAACGTGGTAGGCACCAGCGGCGTAGGCAAATCAACCCTTGCGCAACGGCTGGCGACGGTGCTTTCTCTGCCGTACATTGAACTGGATCGCCTTTATTGGCGGCCGCAGTGGCAGGGGGCGCCGGATGATGTGTTTTTCGCGAATATTGCTCAGGCAACCGCAGCGCCGGGTTGGGTGCTGGATGGTAACTATAATCGCAGCCGGGCAGTGAAATGGCGCGATATCGATGTGGTCGTGTGGGTGGATTACGGTTTCTGTCAAACCTTATACCAGGCGGTCGGACGGGCGGTGAAACGAGCCTGGCGTCATCAGGAGCTTTGGCCGGGGACCGGCAATTGTGAAAGTTTTCGCCGTTCCTTCCTTCACCGGGAATCTATCATCTGGTGGACAATCAAAACCTGGCGCGCCAACCGACGGCGCTACCTGGCGGACATGCATAATCCGCAGTATCGCCATATTCGCTTCGTCCGTTTGCGTAACAGACAACAGACGGAGGTATTTATCGCGGAATTGGTCAGGTCGCAGATATCTTCCAATGCACCGTATATCTAA
- a CDS encoding MsnO8 family LLM class oxidoreductase — MSYRISILDKSPLAAGETAAQALARTLTLAQQAEHWGYHRFWIAEHHNAEQLASPSPELLIAWILGQTRRIRVGSGGVMLQHYSPYKVAENFNVLASIAPGRVDLGVGKAPGGLPLATRALQQGLHQDEKGGFAEQLAQLDNWLALTESQGEESLRATPIPPRRADGFLLGASVESARLAASLDWNFVFAAHLNGDKNLLRDVLAQWRELSRREIIVAVQAIVAQDTVSAAELAKQVEVWGVELENGQRVTVGSEAQAAAFARQAGSSPKHIERRESSLLFGTADAVKAQLDELQAQWRIDEFIIDTPISEGRARLASLALLAQAHLGAEVAR, encoded by the coding sequence ATGTCTTATCGAATCAGTATCCTGGATAAAAGTCCTCTCGCCGCTGGCGAAACCGCCGCTCAGGCGCTGGCGCGAACGTTAACGCTGGCGCAACAGGCGGAGCACTGGGGCTATCATCGCTTTTGGATTGCCGAACATCACAATGCCGAGCAGCTGGCGAGCCCGTCGCCGGAACTGCTTATCGCCTGGATCCTCGGACAAACCCGCCGGATCCGCGTTGGGTCCGGCGGGGTGATGCTGCAGCACTACAGCCCGTACAAAGTCGCCGAGAACTTCAATGTGCTGGCCAGCATTGCGCCGGGCCGCGTCGACCTTGGCGTCGGTAAAGCGCCGGGCGGCCTGCCGCTCGCCACCCGCGCTCTGCAACAGGGGCTGCATCAGGATGAGAAAGGCGGCTTTGCCGAACAACTCGCACAACTGGATAACTGGCTGGCGCTGACCGAAAGCCAGGGAGAAGAGAGCCTGCGCGCCACGCCGATCCCGCCGCGCCGTGCGGACGGTTTCCTGCTGGGCGCCAGCGTTGAGAGCGCGCGCCTGGCGGCGAGTCTGGACTGGAATTTTGTTTTTGCCGCCCACCTCAACGGCGATAAAAACCTGCTGCGCGACGTACTCGCCCAGTGGCGTGAATTAAGCCGCCGCGAGATTATCGTCGCCGTGCAGGCGATCGTCGCGCAAGATACCGTCAGCGCCGCCGAACTGGCGAAACAGGTGGAAGTGTGGGGCGTTGAACTGGAAAACGGCCAACGGGTGACGGTGGGTAGCGAAGCGCAGGCGGCGGCATTTGCCCGTCAGGCCGGTAGCTCGCCGAAGCACATTGAGCGCCGCGAATCTTCGCTGCTCTTCGGCACTGCCGACGCGGTTAAAGCGCAACTCGATGAGCTGCAGGCGCAGTGGCGGATTGACGAATTTATTATCGACACGCCGATTAGCGAAGGCCGGGCGCGGTTGGCCTCTCTGGCTCTGTTGGCGCAAGCGCACCTTGGCGCGGAGGTGGCGCGATGA
- the pqqU gene encoding TonB-dependent receptor PqqU, with translation MKIVVVRTVALPALLFPFVASVHASITEEHTMVVTATPTTVSELDTPAAVSVVNGDEMRQAAPRVNLSESLGAVPGLQVQNRQNYAQDLQLSIRGFGSRSTYGVRGLRLYVDGIPATMPDGQGQTSNIDIGSIDSLEVLRGPFSALYGNSSGGVINVNTQTGSQPPTIEASSYYGSFGTWHYGLKATGAVGDGSQAGDVDYTVSTNRFTTHGSRDHSGARKNLANAKLGVRINEVSKLTLLFNSVDIKANDPGGLSYDEWQNNPRQSPRGDQYNTRKTVKQTQAGLRYERQLSQQDDLSVMMYAGERETTQYQSIPMAPQKNPSHSGGVIDLTRHYQGIDTRWTHRGELLVPVTFTTGLDYENMSERRKGYENYVMVNGAPQYGEQGDLRRNERNLMWNLDPYLQTQWQLTEKLTLDAGVRYSSVWFDSNDHYITPDNGDDSGDASYHKWLPAGSLKYAVTDAWNVYLSAGRGFETPTINELSYRSGNQSGLNFALQPSTNETVEIGSKTRVGNGLFTAALFQTDTDNEIVVDTSSGGRTSYKNAGKTRRQGMELGLDQQFGDSWKLKAAWTWLDATYRTNVCGSSDCNGNRIPGIARNMGYASFGYQPESGWYAGSDIRYMGDIMADDANTAKAPSWTVVGLTTGYKWSYGKMDMDVFGRVDNLFDRNYVGSVIVNESNGRYFEPAPGRNYGIGMNIAWRFE, from the coding sequence ATGAAAATTGTTGTCGTGCGCACGGTCGCGCTCCCCGCTTTATTGTTCCCCTTTGTCGCCAGCGTGCACGCCAGCATTACTGAAGAACACACCATGGTGGTCACCGCAACACCCACGACGGTATCCGAACTGGATACGCCCGCTGCCGTCAGCGTGGTCAACGGCGATGAGATGCGCCAGGCGGCGCCGCGAGTTAACCTCTCGGAATCGCTCGGCGCAGTCCCCGGCCTGCAGGTGCAAAACCGACAGAACTACGCCCAGGATTTACAGTTGTCGATTCGCGGCTTCGGTTCCCGTTCCACCTATGGCGTGCGGGGACTACGCCTTTACGTTGACGGTATTCCGGCCACCATGCCTGATGGCCAGGGCCAGACGTCGAATATCGATATTGGCAGCATCGATAGCCTTGAAGTATTGCGCGGCCCCTTTTCCGCGCTATACGGTAACTCCTCCGGCGGCGTGATTAACGTCAACACCCAAACCGGCAGCCAGCCGCCGACGATTGAAGCCAGCAGCTACTACGGCAGCTTCGGCACCTGGCACTACGGGTTGAAGGCCACCGGCGCTGTCGGCGATGGATCCCAGGCCGGCGATGTCGATTACACTGTATCGACCAACCGTTTCACCACCCACGGTTCTCGCGATCACAGCGGCGCGCGTAAAAATCTCGCTAACGCCAAACTGGGCGTGCGTATTAACGAGGTCAGCAAATTAACGTTGCTGTTCAATAGCGTTGATATTAAAGCCAACGATCCGGGCGGACTGAGCTACGACGAATGGCAGAATAACCCGCGCCAGTCGCCGCGAGGCGATCAGTACAACACGCGGAAAACGGTGAAACAAACCCAGGCCGGGTTACGCTATGAGCGCCAACTGAGCCAGCAAGACGATCTCAGCGTAATGATGTATGCCGGTGAGCGTGAGACTACGCAATATCAGTCAATCCCGATGGCGCCGCAAAAGAATCCGTCACATTCCGGCGGGGTTATCGATCTGACCCGACATTACCAGGGTATCGATACCCGCTGGACTCACCGCGGCGAACTGCTGGTGCCGGTGACCTTTACCACCGGTCTTGATTACGAAAATATGAGCGAGCGACGTAAGGGTTACGAAAACTACGTCATGGTGAACGGCGCGCCGCAATATGGCGAACAGGGCGATCTGCGGCGTAATGAACGTAACCTGATGTGGAATCTGGATCCCTATCTGCAGACCCAGTGGCAGCTGACGGAAAAACTCACCCTTGATGCAGGCGTGCGTTACAGTTCGGTATGGTTTGACTCTAACGATCACTACATCACGCCGGATAACGGCGACGATAGCGGCGATGCCAGCTACCACAAATGGCTGCCAGCCGGTTCATTAAAGTATGCGGTAACGGACGCGTGGAACGTCTATCTCTCCGCTGGTCGTGGTTTTGAAACACCGACCATCAATGAGCTGTCGTACCGTTCCGGCAACCAGAGCGGATTAAATTTTGCTCTACAGCCATCAACCAACGAAACGGTAGAGATAGGTAGTAAAACGCGAGTCGGCAACGGTCTGTTCACCGCCGCGTTATTCCAGACCGATACCGACAATGAAATTGTCGTGGATACCAGCAGCGGCGGCCGCACCAGCTATAAAAACGCGGGTAAGACGCGTCGTCAGGGCATGGAGTTAGGTCTCGATCAGCAATTTGGCGACAGCTGGAAGTTAAAAGCGGCGTGGACCTGGCTTGACGCCACCTACCGCACCAACGTTTGCGGCTCATCTGATTGCAATGGCAATCGTATTCCGGGTATTGCCCGTAACATGGGCTACGCCTCATTCGGCTATCAGCCGGAAAGCGGTTGGTACGCTGGCAGCGATATCCGCTATATGGGTGACATTATGGCCGACGACGCCAACACCGCGAAAGCACCATCGTGGACCGTGGTCGGCCTGACCACCGGCTATAAATGGAGCTACGGTAAAATGGATATGGATGTGTTTGGCCGCGTCGATAACCTGTTTGACCGTAACTATGTCGGCTCGGTTATTGTCAATGAATCCAACGGGCGCTACTTCGAACCGGCTCCGGGGCGTAACTACGGCATCGGCATGAATATCGCCTGGCGCTTCGAGTAA
- a CDS encoding YgdI/YgdR family lipoprotein — MKKPYMVICAAAMLALLAGCSSNYVMTTKSGQTIVTHGKPQLDKETGMTRYTDESGNKREINSSDVAQLVEDN, encoded by the coding sequence ATGAAAAAGCCATATATGGTGATCTGCGCGGCGGCAATGCTGGCGCTTCTGGCTGGTTGTAGCTCTAATTACGTCATGACGACGAAAAGCGGACAAACGATCGTCACGCACGGTAAACCGCAACTGGATAAAGAGACCGGCATGACCCGTTATACCGATGAGTCAGGCAACAAGCGCGAAATTAACAGCAGTGACGTCGCTCAGTTGGTAGAAGATAATTAA
- a CDS encoding DUF406 domain-containing protein, whose amino-acid sequence MKDVVDKCSTKGCAIDVGSIIDNDDCVYRVEKCFPTREEAESALAAIRERAAKAAAASEAPKVEYNIESVGSEAKLDAAVAFSCQAEKIIFELSLRSAF is encoded by the coding sequence ATGAAAGATGTAGTGGATAAATGCAGTACTAAAGGCTGTGCCATTGATGTTGGGTCGATTATTGATAATGACGATTGCGTCTACCGGGTAGAAAAATGTTTCCCTACCCGCGAGGAGGCGGAATCCGCACTAGCGGCTATTCGCGAACGCGCGGCGAAGGCGGCGGCTGCTAGCGAGGCGCCAAAAGTGGAATATAACATCGAGTCAGTGGGTAGCGAGGCGAAGCTAGACGCCGCGGTCGCTTTCTCCTGCCAGGCGGAAAAGATTATTTTCGAATTGTCCTTAAGAAGTGCTTTCTAA
- a CDS encoding amino acid ABC transporter permease, with translation MHSSETIKVVPARYPMRVVGALLALLALAVVVQSVAFNPRWEWGVFARWFFDPVILEGLGQTLLLTLLGTVLSVIFGGLLALARLSSSWLLSSLAWGYIWLFRSLPLIVVLIILYNFSYLYDSLSLGIPFTGVTWASYQTINVLGQFSTAVVGLTLVQSAYTAEIIRGGFLGVDHGQYEAAAALGLPAWRRTLRIILPQALRTILPAGFNEIISLAKGTAMVYVLAMPELFYTIQMIYNRTQEVIPLLMVGAAWYLAITSVLSAIQYLVERALARSERRSAVNSARHQRGNDPIRQPQPQEAVHAQLS, from the coding sequence ATGCATTCATCTGAAACCATTAAGGTGGTCCCGGCGCGCTACCCGATGCGCGTTGTGGGCGCGCTGCTGGCCCTGCTGGCGCTGGCGGTTGTTGTGCAATCGGTGGCTTTCAATCCGCGTTGGGAGTGGGGTGTTTTCGCCCGTTGGTTCTTCGACCCGGTGATACTCGAAGGGTTAGGGCAAACGCTGTTGTTGACGTTGCTCGGTACCGTATTAAGCGTGATCTTCGGCGGCCTGCTGGCGCTGGCGCGCCTGTCATCGTCATGGTTGCTCAGCAGCCTGGCATGGGGCTACATCTGGTTGTTTCGTTCGCTGCCGCTGATTGTGGTGCTGATCATTCTGTATAACTTTTCCTACCTGTACGACAGCTTATCGCTGGGGATCCCCTTTACCGGCGTCACCTGGGCCAGCTATCAGACGATCAACGTACTGGGACAGTTTTCTACCGCGGTAGTTGGCCTGACGTTAGTACAAAGCGCCTACACCGCCGAGATTATTCGCGGCGGTTTTTTGGGCGTCGACCATGGGCAATACGAGGCTGCCGCGGCGTTGGGGCTACCGGCCTGGCGACGCACGCTGCGGATTATTCTGCCGCAGGCGCTACGTACCATTTTACCCGCCGGGTTCAATGAAATCATCAGCCTGGCAAAGGGGACGGCGATGGTTTACGTGCTGGCGATGCCGGAATTGTTCTACACCATTCAAATGATTTACAACCGCACCCAGGAAGTGATCCCGCTGCTGATGGTGGGGGCGGCCTGGTATCTGGCGATCACCAGCGTGCTTTCGGCCATTCAGTATCTGGTTGAACGCGCGCTGGCGCGCAGCGAACGCCGTTCGGCGGTAAACAGCGCCCGTCATCAGCGGGGAAACGACCCGATCCGCCAACCGCAGCCGCAGGAGGCCGTACATGCCCAACTCTCATAG